Below is a genomic region from Herpetosiphonaceae bacterium.
CCCGGCACCAGTTCACAGGTGATGCGCAGGACGAGTGGAGCGAGGATGCGCTGCGCTTCCAGCAGCGCAACGTGGTTGCCCATGCAGGTATGCGGCCCAGCGCCGAAGGGGAGATCGGCATCGCGCGGCAGCTTC
It encodes:
- a CDS encoding cytochrome P450; translated protein: MRPNQALDLTPENEAKLPRDADLPFGAGPHTCMGNHVALLEAQRILAPLVLRITCELVPGQQIAPESLRSAGTRLRPKGGVQVVVRWR